From the Gramella sp. Hel_I_59 genome, one window contains:
- a CDS encoding valine--tRNA ligase, whose translation MAIASQYNAKKVEDKWYDYWMKNNYFHSEVDEREPYTIVIPPPNVTGVLHMGHMLNNTIQDVLVRRARLKGYNACWVPGTDHASIATEAKVVAKLKEEGIDKNDLSRDEFLQHAWDWTHKHGGIILQQLKHLGASCDWERTKFTMDDNMSASVIKVFVDLYEKGLIYRGYRMVNWDPQAKTTLSDEEVNYEERNGKLFYLKYKVEGSDDYLTIATTRPETILGDTAICINPNDERFAHLRGKKAIVPICNRTIPIIEDEYVDMEFGTGCLKVTPAHDENDKNLGEKHNLDVIDILNDDATLNSYGLHYEGKDRFVVRAEIVEELELSGNLSKVEDHVNKVGTSERTGAVIEPKLSDQWFLKMKEMAEPAIKAVVGDDINLVPEKFLNTYKHWMENVRDWNISRQLWWGQQIPAFFYGNGKEDFVVAETAELALEKARKVTQNESLQAEDLTQDKDALDTWFSSWLWPMSVFNGILEPENNEIQYYYPTNDLVTAPEILFFWVARMIMAGYEYRGEKPFKNVYLTGIVRDKQRRKMSKSLGNSPDPLGLIEQYGADGVRVGMLLSSPAGNDLMFDEDLCKQGSAFTNKIWNAFRLVKGWEISEEIEQPETAKKAIEWYKAKFQLSLREIEDHYSKYRISDALMSTYKLIWDDYCSWFLEMVKPGYGDPIDAVTYNQIIEILEDNLKILHPFMPFVSEEIWQTITERSSEEALIIAKWPEQTSFDETIIKEFTHASEVIAGVRKIRKDKNIAFKNQIELMAMNNENTSNSFDSVISKMGNISTYNYVTEATEGALSFRVRSNEYYIPIVGAIDVDAEKAKIQEELTYTEGFLKSVDKKLSNKRFVDNAPEKVVAIEKTKKADAEAKIEALKASLKNLS comes from the coding sequence ATGGCAATTGCTTCACAATACAATGCGAAAAAAGTAGAGGATAAGTGGTATGACTACTGGATGAAGAATAACTACTTTCACTCTGAAGTAGACGAGCGCGAACCTTATACGATAGTGATCCCGCCACCCAATGTTACGGGAGTTCTTCATATGGGACACATGCTGAACAATACCATTCAGGACGTGCTGGTGCGTAGAGCGAGATTGAAGGGCTATAATGCCTGCTGGGTGCCGGGAACAGATCATGCTTCCATCGCTACAGAAGCTAAAGTTGTAGCTAAATTGAAGGAGGAAGGTATTGATAAGAATGACCTAAGTCGTGATGAATTTCTACAACATGCCTGGGACTGGACTCATAAGCATGGGGGGATCATTCTGCAGCAATTAAAACATCTTGGTGCCTCCTGTGACTGGGAGCGTACAAAGTTTACGATGGACGATAACATGTCTGCTTCAGTCATTAAAGTTTTTGTAGATCTATATGAGAAAGGCCTTATTTACCGTGGTTACCGAATGGTGAACTGGGATCCTCAGGCAAAAACAACACTTTCAGACGAAGAAGTGAATTATGAAGAGCGTAATGGAAAGCTTTTCTATTTAAAATATAAAGTAGAAGGTAGCGATGATTATCTAACCATTGCTACTACAAGGCCGGAAACCATCCTTGGAGATACCGCAATTTGTATTAATCCTAACGACGAGCGTTTTGCACATCTTCGTGGCAAGAAAGCGATCGTACCAATTTGCAATCGAACTATTCCAATTATCGAGGATGAATATGTGGACATGGAATTTGGAACAGGATGTTTGAAAGTTACTCCTGCGCATGATGAGAACGATAAGAACCTGGGAGAAAAGCATAATCTGGATGTTATTGATATTCTTAATGATGATGCGACCCTGAATAGTTATGGTTTGCATTATGAGGGAAAGGATCGTTTCGTTGTTCGTGCAGAGATTGTAGAGGAACTGGAGCTTTCTGGTAACCTTTCAAAAGTGGAAGATCACGTTAATAAAGTGGGAACCAGTGAAAGAACAGGTGCCGTGATTGAACCGAAACTTAGCGATCAATGGTTTCTGAAAATGAAAGAGATGGCAGAACCTGCTATCAAAGCTGTAGTAGGTGACGATATAAATTTGGTGCCAGAAAAGTTTTTGAACACTTATAAGCACTGGATGGAAAATGTTCGGGACTGGAATATCTCCCGTCAGTTGTGGTGGGGACAGCAAATTCCTGCTTTTTTCTACGGAAATGGAAAAGAGGATTTTGTGGTAGCTGAAACTGCTGAACTGGCACTGGAGAAGGCCAGGAAAGTTACTCAGAATGAATCACTACAAGCTGAAGATCTTACTCAGGACAAAGATGCCTTGGACACATGGTTCTCATCATGGTTATGGCCTATGAGTGTCTTTAACGGAATCCTGGAGCCGGAAAACAACGAGATTCAATATTACTATCCTACCAATGACCTGGTAACTGCGCCTGAAATTTTATTTTTCTGGGTGGCACGTATGATCATGGCAGGTTACGAATACCGTGGTGAGAAACCTTTTAAGAACGTTTACCTTACCGGAATAGTTAGGGATAAGCAGCGTCGTAAAATGTCTAAGTCTCTGGGTAATTCACCAGATCCACTTGGTTTGATCGAGCAATATGGAGCAGATGGTGTTCGTGTGGGAATGCTATTGAGTTCTCCTGCCGGTAATGACCTCATGTTCGATGAAGATCTTTGCAAGCAGGGTAGTGCCTTTACAAATAAAATATGGAATGCCTTCAGACTAGTAAAAGGCTGGGAAATTTCAGAAGAGATAGAGCAACCGGAAACTGCGAAGAAAGCGATCGAGTGGTATAAAGCGAAATTTCAGCTAAGTCTTAGAGAGATCGAAGACCATTATTCTAAATACAGGATAAGTGATGCGCTTATGTCCACTTATAAATTGATATGGGATGATTACTGTAGCTGGTTCCTGGAAATGGTGAAACCTGGATACGGGGACCCAATAGATGCGGTTACTTACAATCAGATCATCGAAATCCTTGAGGACAACTTAAAAATACTTCATCCTTTCATGCCATTCGTTTCTGAAGAGATCTGGCAAACTATTACTGAAAGATCTTCAGAAGAAGCATTGATCATTGCAAAATGGCCAGAACAAACTTCATTTGATGAGACAATTATCAAGGAGTTCACACATGCTTCCGAAGTAATTGCAGGAGTAAGAAAGATTAGAAAAGACAAGAATATTGCCTTTAAGAATCAGATAGAGTTGATGGCTATGAATAATGAGAATACCAGTAATAGTTTTGATTCTGTGATTTCAAAAATGGGTAATATTTCTACTTATAATTATGTAACTGAAGCTACTGAAGGTGCTTTGTCCTTTAGAGTGAGAAGCAACGAGTATTATATTCCTATAGTTGGAGCGATCGATGTAGATGCTGAAAAGGCCAAGATCCAGGAGGAATTAACTTATACTGAAGGTTTCCTGAAATCTGTAGATAAGAAATTATCAAATAAAAGATTTGTAGACAACGCTCCTGAAAAAGTGGTGGCTATAGAAAAGACCAAAAAAGCAGACGCTGAAGCTAAAATCGAAGCTTTAAAAGCCAGTCTTAAAAACCTGAGCTAG
- a CDS encoding pyridoxal phosphate-dependent aminotransferase, with amino-acid sequence MPKISNKGQQMPESPIRKLVPYAEAAAAKGKVIYQLNIGQPDIKTPEVALNAVKNHDIEVLSYSHSAGFESYREKLASYYKNTSLPVEKQDIIITTGGSEALLFTMGSITDQGDEVIIPEPFYANYNGFATASGVTIKPIQSKIEDGFALPPISEFEKLITEKTKAILICNPGNPTGYLYTKEEIQQLADLALKHDLFIVSDEVYREFAYDGVKHHSIMSIPELANHAIMVDSVSKRYSMCGARIGCLVSKNTEVIATAMKFAQARLSPPTFAQIASEAALDTPQSYFDEVIEQYTFRRDLLVEGLEKIDGVKVANPKGAFYCIAELPIDNADDFAKWLLEEFEDDNETIMVAPAAGFYSTPNTGLNQVRIAYVLKKENLERALVILEKALKQYNNKA; translated from the coding sequence ATGCCAAAGATTTCAAATAAAGGGCAGCAAATGCCCGAATCACCTATAAGAAAATTAGTCCCTTATGCTGAAGCAGCTGCTGCAAAGGGTAAAGTTATATACCAGTTAAATATTGGCCAGCCTGATATCAAAACTCCTGAGGTAGCACTTAATGCCGTGAAAAATCATGACATTGAAGTACTGTCTTACAGTCATTCTGCTGGTTTTGAGAGTTATCGTGAGAAGCTCGCTTCTTATTATAAGAACACCTCTCTTCCTGTTGAAAAGCAGGACATCATCATTACCACTGGAGGATCTGAAGCGCTTCTATTTACAATGGGGAGCATTACAGATCAGGGTGATGAAGTAATCATTCCAGAACCATTTTATGCAAACTATAATGGCTTTGCAACAGCTTCAGGAGTAACAATTAAACCAATTCAATCTAAGATCGAAGATGGTTTTGCCTTACCTCCTATTTCAGAATTTGAAAAACTGATCACTGAGAAAACTAAAGCTATACTTATTTGTAATCCTGGCAATCCAACAGGATACCTGTATACAAAAGAAGAAATTCAACAACTTGCCGATCTTGCGCTAAAACATGACCTGTTTATTGTTTCAGACGAGGTTTATCGTGAATTTGCTTACGATGGTGTAAAACATCATTCTATTATGAGCATTCCTGAGCTGGCGAACCATGCGATCATGGTAGATTCGGTTTCAAAAAGATATAGCATGTGTGGAGCACGAATTGGTTGCCTGGTATCCAAAAATACCGAAGTAATTGCGACCGCCATGAAATTTGCACAGGCAAGACTAAGCCCACCTACTTTCGCTCAGATCGCAAGTGAAGCTGCACTGGACACACCACAAAGCTATTTTGACGAAGTGATCGAGCAATATACTTTTAGAAGAGATCTTCTTGTAGAAGGTTTGGAAAAAATTGACGGTGTTAAGGTTGCAAACCCAAAAGGCGCTTTCTATTGTATCGCCGAGCTTCCTATCGATAATGCAGATGATTTCGCAAAATGGTTACTGGAAGAGTTTGAGGATGACAATGAAACCATCATGGTAGCACCAGCAGCAGGATTCTACTCTACTCCTAATACCGGACTGAACCAGGTTAGAATCGCGTATGTATTGAAAAAAGAAAATCTTGAGCGTGCACTGGTGATTCTTGAGAAAGCATTAAAGCAGTATAACAATAAAGCTTAA
- a CDS encoding LUD domain-containing protein — MNLFKRFLNPKARAEQDQDTPEKADRGKYMPEVKLPTDERFMLNFKNNGGKFLYCIDEAEVQEAFDNILLENDWYETECCCFDDNLKEKFKGFNLEFNHSAKAEFYLSTCEFLVANDGSILISSNQIKERKLHDLPANFIILSSTSQLIDTIGEGLRGIKFKNKQQIPSNITTIKNFETQKEGDFMSYGSSTKNLYLLLLEDL; from the coding sequence ATGAATCTATTCAAAAGGTTTCTTAATCCCAAGGCGAGAGCAGAGCAGGATCAGGACACGCCTGAGAAAGCAGACCGCGGGAAATATATGCCAGAGGTAAAACTACCTACTGATGAGCGCTTTATGCTCAATTTTAAAAACAACGGGGGAAAATTCTTATACTGCATTGATGAAGCTGAAGTACAGGAAGCTTTCGACAATATTCTTCTTGAAAACGACTGGTATGAAACAGAATGCTGTTGCTTTGATGATAACCTGAAAGAAAAGTTCAAAGGTTTTAACCTAGAATTTAATCACTCAGCAAAAGCAGAATTCTATCTTTCAACTTGTGAATTTCTAGTTGCAAACGATGGTTCTATTCTAATATCATCCAACCAGATCAAGGAAAGAAAACTCCATGACCTTCCCGCTAATTTCATCATCCTTTCCAGTACAAGTCAGTTAATTGACACTATTGGAGAAGGACTAAGAGGTATCAAATTTAAAAACAAGCAGCAAATCCCTTCAAATATTACTACTATAAAGAATTTTGAAACTCAAAAAGAAGGTGATTTCATGAGTTACGGAAGTAGTACGAAGAACTTATACTTGCTACTGCTGGAAGATCTGTAA
- the murB gene encoding UDP-N-acetylmuramate dehydrogenase: MRVIRNFSLKNYNSFGIDVRADKFVSVSSIDDLRRLLKKSYSSELFILGGGSNMLLTQDIHKTVVHIALKGIKVVSENENEVILEVAAGENWHELVLYTIEKGFGGLENLSLIPGNVGTSPIQNIGAYGVELKDSFVSCHAMNIQTLEEKEFTREYCNFGYRNSVFKNELKGLYIITSVRFRLTKKNHRLNLDYGAIRNELEKSGVENPVIRDISNAVIAIRRSKLPDPKEIGNSGSFFKNPVINKDQFEELKREHPEIPSYHVSEDEIKIPAGWLIDQSGLKGYRNGDAGVHKNQALVLVNYGEATGEEILMLAKMIQEKVSQKFGVPLEAEVNIIE, translated from the coding sequence ATGCGGGTCATTCGTAACTTTTCACTGAAGAATTACAACAGTTTCGGCATCGATGTTCGGGCAGATAAATTTGTATCGGTTTCAAGCATCGACGATCTGAGACGTCTTCTAAAAAAAAGTTATTCTTCAGAATTATTTATTCTTGGTGGCGGCAGCAATATGCTCCTTACTCAGGATATTCATAAAACGGTAGTTCATATTGCCCTTAAGGGTATCAAAGTAGTTTCAGAAAATGAAAATGAAGTAATTCTGGAAGTTGCTGCCGGAGAAAACTGGCATGAACTAGTTCTTTATACCATAGAAAAAGGGTTCGGAGGATTAGAGAATCTATCTCTTATTCCTGGTAACGTAGGCACCTCTCCTATCCAGAATATTGGCGCTTATGGAGTTGAACTTAAAGACAGCTTTGTAAGTTGTCATGCTATGAACATTCAAACCCTTGAAGAGAAAGAGTTCACTCGTGAATATTGCAATTTTGGTTATCGAAATTCAGTTTTCAAGAATGAATTGAAAGGTCTTTACATTATTACTTCTGTTCGATTCAGGCTAACCAAAAAAAATCATCGGTTAAATCTTGATTACGGTGCAATTCGTAATGAACTGGAGAAATCTGGAGTTGAAAACCCTGTAATCAGGGATATTTCGAATGCAGTTATCGCTATTAGAAGATCAAAATTACCCGATCCTAAGGAAATTGGAAATAGTGGTAGTTTCTTTAAGAATCCTGTGATCAACAAAGATCAATTTGAAGAATTAAAGCGGGAACACCCTGAAATCCCTTCCTATCATGTATCTGAAGATGAAATAAAGATTCCTGCTGGCTGGCTAATTGATCAATCGGGCCTGAAAGGTTACCGTAATGGAGATGCCGGGGTTCATAAGAATCAGGCATTGGTCCTGGTTAACTATGGTGAGGCTACAGGAGAAGAAATTTTAATGCTCGCTAAAATGATTCAGGAAAAAGTTTCTCAGAAGTTTGGAGTTCCCCTTGAAGCCGAGGTTAATATTATTGAATAA
- a CDS encoding phosphatidylserine decarboxylase family protein, which translates to MFHKEGYKIMILTALILIAINVVTYSLIDLYWLKFAILVASVLFFLLIVQFFRNPKRPTIHNNEHVVSPVDGKVVVIEEVFEKEYFKDKRLQVSIFMSPLNVHVTRHPVGGKVKFSKYHPGKFLVAWHPKSSEENERTTVVVENEIAGEVLYRQIAGALAKRIVNYAEEGTEVVQGSDSGFIKFGSRVDVFLPIGTKVKVGINDKVKGGVSVIADVVS; encoded by the coding sequence ATGTTTCATAAAGAAGGATACAAAATAATGATACTTACTGCGCTGATCCTAATTGCGATCAACGTTGTAACTTATAGCTTAATTGACCTGTACTGGTTGAAATTCGCCATACTGGTAGCCTCAGTACTTTTCTTTTTATTGATTGTTCAGTTCTTCAGAAATCCAAAGAGACCTACCATTCACAATAACGAACATGTAGTTTCTCCTGTGGATGGGAAAGTAGTGGTGATCGAAGAAGTTTTTGAAAAGGAATACTTTAAAGATAAAAGGTTACAAGTTTCGATCTTCATGTCGCCATTAAACGTGCATGTTACCCGTCACCCGGTTGGCGGAAAAGTGAAATTCAGTAAATACCATCCTGGTAAATTTCTTGTCGCGTGGCATCCTAAATCCAGCGAAGAAAACGAAAGAACTACTGTCGTTGTAGAAAACGAAATTGCCGGTGAAGTACTATACAGACAAATTGCGGGAGCACTTGCAAAACGTATCGTGAATTATGCCGAGGAAGGAACTGAAGTAGTTCAGGGAAGTGATAGTGGTTTTATCAAGTTTGGTAGCCGCGTAGATGTTTTCTTACCTATTGGGACCAAGGTCAAAGTTGGAATTAATGACAAAGTAAAAGGCGGCGTAAGCGTAATTGCTGATGTTGTATCATAA
- a CDS encoding membrane or secreted protein — MKLFIISLVLLGLAFAGIAIKIWGKKDGKFAGTCASQNPYLNKSGEPCSFCGKLPDEMENCSDTAKTT, encoded by the coding sequence ATGAAACTATTTATAATCAGTTTAGTCCTGCTAGGTCTTGCATTTGCAGGAATCGCAATTAAAATCTGGGGTAAGAAAGATGGAAAGTTTGCTGGTACCTGCGCGAGCCAGAATCCATACCTTAATAAATCTGGTGAACCATGTAGTTTTTGTGGAAAGTTGCCGGATGAAATGGAAAATTGTTCAGATACCGCCAAGACTACTTAG
- a CDS encoding phosphatidate cytidylyltransferase — MKETIIRTVSGLLYTAILVASILSSELIFIILFYLLSLVCLVEMQKLLRLKSYALFILQAVLFYLFSFLKFNQDATVMLLFITIFVNLFLVKDLIIVKKIPVFEKKKYIIIIFYLISSTIFLTLIPTIEGVFIPKLVIGIFFLIWTNDTFAYLVGKNFGKHKLYEKISPNKTVEGFLGGLVFSCLMSYAIWYYSPLFPTTLSDFSKFNTPLIWLGMAIILSIFGTLGDLIQSKFKRQAGVKDSGKLMPGHGGLFDRLDSIIFASPFVYAYLYILNYVS, encoded by the coding sequence ATGAAGGAAACCATTATACGTACTGTATCAGGACTATTGTATACAGCCATTCTGGTTGCTTCGATACTCTCTTCAGAATTAATATTTATAATTCTTTTTTATCTATTGAGCCTGGTTTGCCTGGTCGAGATGCAAAAACTACTCCGACTCAAAAGCTACGCATTGTTCATTTTACAAGCGGTACTGTTCTACCTGTTTAGTTTCCTGAAGTTTAACCAGGATGCCACTGTAATGCTACTTTTCATTACAATTTTCGTGAACCTGTTTCTGGTCAAGGATCTTATCATCGTTAAAAAAATTCCTGTCTTCGAAAAGAAGAAATACATCATTATCATATTTTATCTAATTTCCTCTACGATCTTCCTCACTCTCATTCCTACGATAGAAGGTGTCTTTATTCCGAAGCTGGTTATAGGAATATTCTTTTTGATATGGACCAACGATACTTTCGCATATCTTGTAGGTAAAAACTTCGGAAAACATAAGCTTTACGAAAAGATTAGTCCGAATAAGACAGTTGAAGGATTCCTGGGCGGACTCGTATTCAGTTGCCTGATGAGTTACGCGATCTGGTATTACAGCCCGTTATTTCCTACTACACTCTCTGACTTCAGCAAGTTTAATACACCGCTCATATGGTTAGGAATGGCAATCATACTGAGTATTTTCGGAACATTAGGAGATTTGATCCAGTCAAAATTTAAGAGACAGGCAGGCGTAAAAGACAGCGGAAAATTGATGCCAGGACACGGCGGATTGTTTGACAGGCTGGATAGTATTATATTTGCAAGCCCATTCGTCTATGCATATTTATATATATTGAATTATGTTTCATAA
- a CDS encoding glycosyltransferase — protein MEIILFGLFILTGIINILYNLSFFSFTSASSEKSQALNLPVSVIVCAKNEEENLQNFIPVILEQNHSNFELILINDASADNSLEVMEHFQNIDPRVKIVNVQNIEAFWANKKYALTLGIKKASNKHLLFTDADCVPQSKDWITEMTNHFITKEIVLGYGGYFKQKKSLLNKLIRFETLLTAIQYFSYAKLGIPYMGVGRNLAYTSDRFYELKGFASHLHIKSGDDDLFVNEAANDENTAICFSENSITRSVPKKSFSEWTKQKRRHVSTAKQYQQKHQVLLGVYYSARLLFWLLFILLAVLQIYPIAVLSILVIKLILDGIVYYNAAEKLDEKDVIWFYPFFDIFLIFFQLAIFSSNLISKPGQWK, from the coding sequence ATGGAGATAATTTTATTTGGCCTGTTTATACTCACCGGTATAATCAATATCCTCTATAACCTAAGTTTTTTTTCATTTACATCTGCTTCTTCGGAAAAGTCACAAGCTTTAAATCTTCCCGTTTCAGTAATTGTTTGTGCAAAGAATGAAGAAGAGAACCTTCAGAACTTTATACCAGTCATTCTAGAGCAGAATCATTCGAATTTTGAACTTATCCTTATTAATGATGCTTCCGCAGATAATAGTCTGGAAGTAATGGAGCATTTTCAGAATATAGATCCAAGAGTAAAAATTGTAAATGTGCAGAATATTGAAGCATTCTGGGCAAATAAAAAATACGCACTTACACTTGGCATTAAGAAAGCTTCGAACAAACACCTTTTATTTACAGATGCAGATTGTGTTCCTCAATCAAAGGATTGGATCACAGAGATGACAAATCATTTTATAACTAAGGAGATAGTTCTTGGTTATGGTGGCTACTTCAAACAAAAGAAATCACTGCTGAATAAGTTAATTAGATTCGAAACGCTATTGACAGCCATTCAGTATTTCAGTTATGCAAAATTGGGAATACCATACATGGGCGTTGGGCGTAATCTCGCTTATACCTCTGACAGATTTTATGAGTTGAAAGGCTTTGCGAGTCACCTACATATAAAATCTGGCGACGATGATCTATTCGTTAATGAAGCTGCGAATGATGAGAATACCGCCATCTGTTTTTCTGAAAATTCAATCACACGGAGTGTTCCCAAAAAAAGTTTTTCAGAATGGACAAAACAAAAGCGCAGACATGTTTCTACCGCTAAACAATACCAACAGAAGCATCAGGTTTTGCTCGGCGTATATTACTCGGCAAGATTACTTTTCTGGCTACTTTTTATTCTACTTGCAGTCCTTCAGATCTACCCTATTGCTGTTCTATCGATTCTGGTCATAAAATTGATCCTCGACGGAATTGTCTATTATAATGCTGCGGAAAAGCTCGACGAAAAGGACGTGATCTGGTTCTATCCATTTTTTGATATATTTTTAATATTTTTCCAATTAGCTATATTTAGCTCCAATCTCATTTCAAAACCAGGACAGTGGAAGTAA
- a CDS encoding DUF1573 domain-containing protein, translated as MRKLIAIVVFVLAGFATTQAQNSAKFEFESETIDYGIIKKGSDGVRVFKFKNIGDEPLIVEDVKSSCGCTIPKKPEKAIMPGEMGEIEVKYDTKRVGHIRKTVTVYSNAEEPIKALKIKGQITDDKES; from the coding sequence ATGAGAAAATTGATTGCAATCGTAGTTTTCGTACTGGCAGGATTTGCTACTACCCAGGCGCAAAACTCGGCTAAGTTCGAGTTCGAGTCTGAGACGATCGACTATGGCATTATAAAAAAAGGTAGCGACGGAGTGCGTGTCTTCAAATTTAAAAATATTGGAGATGAACCACTTATCGTTGAAGATGTGAAATCCAGCTGTGGCTGTACGATTCCAAAAAAACCAGAGAAGGCTATTATGCCTGGTGAAATGGGTGAAATAGAAGTGAAGTATGACACTAAAAGAGTTGGACATATCAGGAAAACTGTTACGGTTTATTCTAATGCCGAAGAACCTATAAAAGCATTGAAAATAAAGGGTCAGATAACAGATGATAAAGAGAGTTAA
- a CDS encoding acyl-CoA-binding protein: MKFLKAYEMASKTEEQFPPDVMLHFYALYKRATERNGFYIPPGNQGDLRSAFKINALVQVRKLSKQEAEEKYIELVEEYIGKIN; this comes from the coding sequence ATGAAATTTCTTAAAGCCTATGAAATGGCCAGTAAGACTGAGGAACAGTTTCCTCCAGATGTCATGCTGCATTTCTACGCTCTATACAAGCGAGCTACGGAAAGGAATGGTTTCTATATCCCACCGGGCAATCAGGGCGATCTGAGAAGCGCTTTTAAGATTAATGCTCTGGTACAGGTGAGAAAACTTAGCAAACAGGAAGCAGAAGAAAAATATATAGAACTGGTTGAAGAATATATAGGTAAGATCAACTAG
- a CDS encoding fasciclin domain-containing protein, whose amino-acid sequence MKFKMLFTTLALSAVVFTSCEDGNKKEQEEKEKMEQMEAEEREAEMQAEKEEQEMQSNSIAAKAMATDTLSTLVSALQAADLAEMMKTEEGPFTVFAPNNAAFSKVDQATLESLMMEENKDKLAGVLKYHVVEGEVMAADLVKMIQDNDGTYAVSTVGGGELKASLEGENVILTDENGNKATVVQADVDASNGVVHIIDAVVMKKA is encoded by the coding sequence ATGAAATTTAAAATGTTATTTACAACTCTTGCACTTTCAGCAGTCGTTTTCACTTCTTGTGAAGATGGTAATAAAAAGGAGCAGGAAGAAAAAGAGAAAATGGAGCAAATGGAAGCCGAAGAAAGAGAGGCTGAAATGCAAGCTGAAAAGGAAGAGCAGGAAATGCAATCCAACAGCATTGCAGCAAAAGCTATGGCTACCGATACTTTGAGTACATTAGTATCAGCTCTACAAGCTGCTGATTTAGCAGAAATGATGAAGACAGAAGAAGGTCCTTTTACTGTATTCGCACCTAACAACGCTGCATTCTCTAAAGTAGATCAGGCAACACTAGAAAGCCTGATGATGGAAGAGAATAAAGATAAACTAGCTGGTGTTTTAAAATACCATGTTGTTGAAGGAGAAGTTATGGCTGCAGATCTTGTAAAAATGATCCAGGATAATGACGGAACTTATGCAGTTTCTACCGTTGGTGGAGGAGAGCTTAAAGCATCTTTAGAAGGTGAAAATGTTATCCTTACTGATGAAAATGGAAACAAAGCGACTGTAGTACAGGCTGATGTTGATGCTTCTAACGGAGTTGTACACATCATCGACGCAGTAGTGATGAAGAAAGCATAA